From Deinococcus sp. Marseille-Q6407, one genomic window encodes:
- a CDS encoding phosphotransferase family protein — protein sequence MTGAAKARSETVPVRSGEKLPLDRLRDLLADLPGDWVALEVEQFPGGYSNLTYLLQAGEQAYVLRRAPRGQVVRGAHDMTREYRLLERLAPVLPAAPRPLLLIEDPEVLGAPFYVMERRQGVVMRAALPPEYAGQPEAPAQMTRALIDTLVQLQAVDLTAAGLADLGQPEGFNRRQIEGWAGRWRRAREALEGSGALAPVGELGDERLIGWLLEHQPAESAHTLVHNDFKLDNLMLDPQDPGRVTALLDWEMTTLGDPLADLGLLLTYWTLPGAQAEQPGFPDRDGLVALYAERSGRNVSGLLWYELLGDFKLAVIALQIFVRYQRGQTRDPRFAALAEQASFLIRRALARAEAA from the coding sequence ATGACCGGGGCAGCCAAAGCGCGTTCCGAAACCGTGCCGGTCCGCTCCGGTGAGAAACTGCCGCTGGACCGCCTGCGGGACCTGCTGGCTGACCTGCCCGGCGACTGGGTGGCCCTGGAGGTTGAGCAGTTCCCGGGCGGCTACTCCAACCTCACCTATCTGCTGCAGGCGGGTGAACAGGCTTACGTGCTGCGCCGGGCCCCACGTGGCCAGGTGGTGCGCGGCGCCCACGACATGACCCGCGAGTACCGGCTGCTGGAGCGCCTCGCCCCCGTGCTGCCGGCCGCACCCCGCCCGCTGTTGCTGATTGAGGACCCGGAAGTGCTGGGTGCTCCCTTTTACGTGATGGAGCGCCGCCAGGGAGTGGTGATGCGCGCTGCCCTGCCGCCCGAATATGCCGGGCAGCCGGAGGCCCCCGCGCAGATGACCCGGGCGCTGATAGACACGCTGGTGCAGTTGCAGGCGGTGGACCTGACGGCCGCCGGGCTGGCCGACCTGGGACAGCCGGAAGGCTTCAACCGCCGGCAGATCGAAGGCTGGGCCGGCCGCTGGCGCCGCGCCCGTGAGGCGCTGGAAGGCAGCGGGGCACTGGCCCCGGTGGGGGAGCTGGGCGATGAGCGGCTGATTGGCTGGCTGCTAGAGCACCAGCCGGCCGAGTCGGCGCATACCCTGGTGCACAACGATTTCAAGCTGGACAACCTGATGCTGGACCCCCAGGACCCGGGCCGGGTGACGGCGCTGTTGGACTGGGAAATGACCACCCTGGGCGATCCGCTGGCCGACTTGGGGCTGCTGCTCACCTACTGGACCCTGCCCGGTGCCCAGGCCGAGCAGCCTGGTTTCCCGGACCGCGACGGGCTGGTGGCCCTCTACGCCGAACGCAGCGGGCGCAACGTGAGCGGCCTGCTGTGGTACGAACTGCTGGGCGACTTCAAGCTGGCGGTAATTGCCCTGCAGATCTTCGTGCGCTATCAGCGCGGCCAGACCCGCGACCCCCGCTTTGCCGCTCTGGCCGAGCAGGCATCGTTTCTGATTCGCCGGGCGCTGGCCCGCGCCGAAGCGGCGTAA
- the mqnC gene encoding cyclic dehypoxanthinyl futalosine synthase → MTAEVLQKAAAGERLSAEEIESLYHLPLPQVAAVAHGLRMQRSDPQVVSFLIDRNINYTNICRVGCNFCAFYRTRRQSDSYTLDYEEISAKIRELEAVGGTRILMQGGVNPELPLEYYTGLLRHIKANHPTIRIDAFSPEEVLFFEQNFGLTLDELLDTLIEAGLDGLPGAGGEILVDEVRAKAAPARIRSADWFRILDAAQRKGLYTISTMVFGFGENYRQRAEHLVSIRDQQDKALREYGGNGFSGFAMWSLQTENTRLHGKAPGGSAHEYLQNLAISRLALDNQPNIQASWPAQGFKVAQASLYYGANDMGSTMLEENVVSAAGGHDRHSATVRELIRIIDDAGFTPAIRNSRFQVIKYPDVQALLGRSEQNIEGERAVGSSGLTPAMPV, encoded by the coding sequence ATGACGGCTGAGGTCTTGCAGAAAGCCGCTGCGGGCGAACGCCTGAGCGCAGAAGAAATCGAGTCGCTGTACCATCTGCCGCTGCCGCAAGTGGCAGCGGTGGCGCACGGCCTGCGGATGCAGCGCAGCGACCCCCAGGTGGTCAGCTTCCTGATTGACCGCAACATCAACTACACCAACATCTGCCGGGTGGGCTGCAACTTCTGCGCCTTTTACCGCACCCGCCGCCAGAGTGACTCCTACACCCTCGACTACGAGGAGATCTCGGCCAAGATCCGCGAACTGGAAGCGGTGGGCGGCACCCGGATCCTGATGCAGGGCGGCGTGAACCCAGAACTGCCGCTGGAGTACTACACCGGGCTGCTGCGGCACATCAAAGCCAATCACCCCACCATCCGCATCGACGCCTTCAGCCCTGAAGAAGTGCTGTTTTTCGAGCAGAACTTTGGCCTGACTCTGGATGAGCTGCTCGACACCCTGATCGAAGCGGGCCTGGATGGCCTGCCCGGTGCCGGTGGCGAGATTCTGGTGGACGAGGTGCGTGCGAAGGCGGCCCCGGCCCGCATCCGGTCGGCCGACTGGTTCCGCATTCTGGACGCTGCGCAGCGCAAGGGCCTCTACACCATCTCCACCATGGTGTTCGGCTTCGGGGAAAATTACCGGCAGCGCGCCGAGCATCTGGTGTCTATCCGGGATCAGCAGGACAAGGCGCTGCGCGAGTACGGTGGCAACGGCTTTTCCGGCTTTGCGATGTGGTCGCTGCAGACCGAGAACACCCGCCTGCACGGCAAGGCTCCCGGCGGCAGCGCGCACGAATACCTGCAGAACCTCGCCATTTCGCGCCTGGCGCTGGACAATCAGCCCAATATCCAGGCGTCCTGGCCGGCGCAGGGCTTCAAGGTGGCGCAGGCCTCGTTGTACTACGGCGCCAACGACATGGGCAGCACCATGCTGGAAGAAAACGTGGTGAGCGCTGCCGGCGGCCACGACCGGCACTCGGCCACCGTGCGCGAACTGATCCGCATCATTGACGACGCGGGCTTTACTCCGGCCATTCGCAACAGCCGCTTCCAGGTGATCAAGTACCCGGATGTGCAGGCCCTCCTGGGCCGCAGCGAGCAGAACATTGAAGGCGAGCGGGCGGTGGGTTCCAGCGGCCTGACGCCGGCCATGCCGGTCTAA